A single window of Aquabacterium sp. OR-4 DNA harbors:
- a CDS encoding beta-galactosidase has translation MTARPALRRPRAQAGPALPAALRAAALRVAALRVAVLAGLLAPLPCAAAQTHALDARAAPPAVLAGALQMGTGRNPAGRVLAVNSQSLTLDGRPLLPVMGELHFSRLPPAQWEQALQQMKAAGVTVVASYIVWRLHAATPQALDWQQANDLRRFVQLAQRVGLMVFIRPGPWVHAELRYGGLPDWLVDALPTRRDDADYLREVDRWFGAIAQQLQGLLWKDGGPVVGLQIENEYNRAGPGQGAQHIATLKRLALRHGLDVPLYTVTGWDHALFPRGEVLPVFGSYVDEPWSAAAGLLPPKTSYLFQFGLRNEQGLGAQGATALRGDGERDNDITPFLGAEYGAGVPQMYRRRPLIEPADVSAMALTKIGSGVNLLGWYMFHGGRNPVAPVTHAEQLASGGYNDVPRVDYDFQAPLSADGDERAVLRALRPLHLFLAAFGERLAPMAVAAPAQRGGGATDLATLRWAWRGDGRSGFVFINNHVRQHATPHHADTRLAVQLRDETLTLPPPGEPGLQLAPGDHLLWPVNLDLGGLRLHWASAQPLTRLAAAPGEPDGDLNVFMATGGMAPGFRFRPGSVVAVDGQPVAAPAPAGPLSGVGGVGGVGGLPGAAGAAGAVGAVGAVGAVGAAGAALAVDGAGDLVLRPPAGQTVVLTGPDGRRARLVWLPVDRAQGLSLHWLQGRQRLVWSEAAVYGDGAGGLWLRSSAATAMLGLWPPLAASSGVAAAPPAGPATAAPGPTAPGPIGVPALFTPYRLQTRPLAELALEATPLRAAGRAPAPRRIGPRQTPAEPVPEAFEASAAWQFSLPPAALAALSEHPGLADWQLELDAQGDVLRLYHGLALLDDSYWIGRPWRLGVRRWLDAASATASTSATGGPACDAGSGATAAASHPPHATLPLTLAVMPLRDDSGIVFDPRVRPTFEAGQLARLNGLRLRPVYRLHFNPNTP, from the coding sequence CGGCCCTGCCGGCCGCACTGCGGGCGGCTGCACTGCGGGTGGCTGCGCTGCGGGTGGCTGTGTTGGCGGGCCTGCTGGCGCCGCTGCCGTGCGCCGCAGCCCAGACCCATGCGCTGGATGCGCGCGCCGCACCGCCGGCCGTGCTGGCCGGCGCGCTGCAGATGGGCACCGGCCGCAACCCGGCGGGCCGCGTGCTGGCGGTCAACAGCCAGTCGCTGACGCTGGATGGCCGGCCGCTGCTGCCGGTGATGGGCGAGCTGCACTTCAGCCGCCTGCCCCCGGCGCAGTGGGAGCAGGCACTGCAGCAGATGAAGGCGGCCGGCGTCACCGTGGTGGCCAGCTACATCGTCTGGCGCCTGCACGCCGCCACGCCGCAGGCGCTCGACTGGCAGCAGGCCAATGACCTGCGGCGCTTCGTGCAGCTGGCGCAGCGCGTGGGCCTGATGGTGTTCATCCGGCCGGGGCCCTGGGTGCATGCCGAGCTGCGCTACGGCGGCCTGCCCGACTGGCTGGTGGATGCGCTGCCCACGCGCCGCGACGACGCCGACTACCTGCGCGAGGTCGACCGCTGGTTCGGCGCCATCGCGCAGCAGCTGCAGGGCCTGCTGTGGAAGGACGGCGGCCCGGTGGTCGGGCTGCAGATCGAGAACGAGTACAACCGCGCCGGCCCCGGCCAGGGCGCGCAGCACATCGCCACGCTCAAGCGCCTGGCGCTGCGCCATGGCCTGGATGTGCCGCTCTACACCGTGACCGGCTGGGACCATGCGCTGTTTCCGCGCGGCGAGGTGCTGCCGGTGTTCGGCTCCTATGTCGACGAGCCCTGGTCGGCCGCCGCCGGCCTGCTGCCGCCCAAGACCAGCTACCTGTTCCAGTTCGGCCTGCGCAACGAGCAGGGCCTGGGTGCGCAGGGCGCCACCGCGTTGCGCGGCGATGGCGAGCGCGACAACGACATCACGCCCTTTCTCGGCGCCGAATACGGTGCCGGCGTGCCGCAGATGTACCGCCGCCGGCCGCTGATCGAGCCCGCCGATGTGAGCGCCATGGCGCTCACCAAGATCGGCTCGGGCGTCAACCTGTTGGGCTGGTACATGTTTCACGGCGGGCGCAACCCGGTGGCGCCGGTGACCCATGCCGAGCAGCTGGCCAGTGGCGGCTACAACGACGTGCCGCGCGTCGACTACGACTTCCAGGCGCCGCTGTCGGCCGATGGCGACGAGCGCGCGGTGCTGCGTGCGCTGCGGCCGCTGCACCTGTTTCTGGCGGCCTTTGGCGAGCGCCTGGCGCCCATGGCGGTGGCGGCGCCGGCGCAGCGCGGCGGCGGCGCGACCGATCTGGCCACGCTGCGCTGGGCCTGGCGCGGCGACGGCCGCAGCGGCTTCGTGTTCATCAACAACCATGTGCGCCAGCACGCCACGCCCCACCATGCCGACACGCGCCTGGCCGTGCAGCTGCGCGACGAAACCCTGACCCTGCCTCCGCCCGGCGAGCCCGGCCTGCAGCTGGCGCCGGGCGATCACCTGCTGTGGCCGGTGAACCTCGATCTGGGCGGCCTGCGCCTGCACTGGGCCAGCGCGCAGCCGCTCACACGCCTGGCCGCGGCGCCGGGCGAGCCCGACGGCGATCTCAACGTGTTCATGGCCACCGGCGGCATGGCGCCGGGCTTTCGCTTCCGGCCCGGCAGCGTGGTCGCGGTGGACGGGCAGCCGGTGGCCGCGCCAGCGCCGGCCGGCCCGCTGAGCGGCGTGGGTGGCGTGGGTGGCGTGGGTGGCTTGCCAGGTGCTGCGGGTGCCGCCGGCGCAGTTGGTGCAGTTGGTGCAGTTGGCGCAGTTGGCGCAGCCGGCGCGGCGCTGGCGGTGGACGGCGCTGGCGACCTGGTGCTGCGCCCGCCGGCCGGCCAGACCGTGGTGCTGACCGGGCCCGATGGCCGCCGCGCGCGCCTGGTGTGGCTGCCGGTCGATCGGGCCCAGGGCCTGAGTCTGCATTGGCTGCAGGGCCGCCAGCGCCTGGTGTGGAGCGAGGCGGCGGTGTATGGCGACGGCGCGGGCGGCCTGTGGCTGCGCAGCAGCGCGGCCACGGCCATGCTGGGCCTGTGGCCACCGCTGGCCGCCAGCAGCGGCGTGGCCGCCGCACCGCCGGCCGGCCCGGCGACGGCCGCACCCGGGCCCACCGCACCCGGGCCGATCGGCGTGCCGGCCCTGTTCACGCCCTACCGGCTGCAGACGCGGCCGCTGGCCGAGCTGGCGCTCGAGGCCACGCCGCTGCGTGCGGCCGGCCGCGCCCCGGCGCCGCGGCGCATCGGCCCGCGCCAGACACCGGCCGAGCCGGTGCCCGAGGCCTTCGAGGCCAGCGCGGCCTGGCAGTTCAGCCTGCCGCCGGCGGCGCTGGCCGCGCTGAGCGAGCATCCCGGCCTGGCCGACTGGCAGCTCGAGCTCGATGCCCAGGGCGACGTGCTGCGCCTGTACCACGGCCTGGCGCTGCTGGACGACAGCTACTGGATCGGCCGGCCCTGGCGCCTGGGCGTGCGCCGCTGGCTGGATGCGGCCAGCGCCACCGCCAGCACCAGCGCCACCGGCGGCCCGGCCTGCGATGCCGGCTCGGGCGCCACCGCGGCCGCCAGCCACCCGCCCCACGCGACGCTGCCGCTCACCCTGGCCGTGATGCCGCTGCGCGACGACAGCGGCATCGTCTTCGACCCGCGCGTGCGCCCCACGTTCGAGGCCGGCCAGCTGGCGCGCTTGAACGGCCTGCGCCTGCGGCCGGTGTACCGTCTGCACTTCAACCCGAACACCCCGTGA